The proteins below are encoded in one region of Maribacter aestuarii:
- a CDS encoding nuclear transport factor 2 family protein encodes MKNLIISVIIISLWSCTGNQKKSNPISPPKIDIEKELAGIEDLRSNFVLALKEGRYEDMGKWVTTDAKTIRAGGPDFDEMFALGNERGMFPYDSIIMMPTETQIMNDSMAYDWGSSKTYYTNKDGEKVELRNSFLVILKKVDGEWKLHREVGSSVIE; translated from the coding sequence ATGAAAAATTTAATAATTTCAGTAATCATCATTTCATTGTGGTCATGCACAGGCAATCAGAAAAAATCAAACCCGATATCACCTCCAAAAATTGATATTGAAAAAGAACTGGCAGGAATTGAAGATTTGCGGTCTAATTTCGTGTTGGCATTAAAGGAAGGAAGATATGAGGATATGGGAAAATGGGTAACTACGGATGCAAAAACTATAAGAGCCGGAGGGCCCGATTTTGATGAAATGTTTGCACTTGGAAATGAACGTGGTATGTTTCCGTATGACAGTATAATAATGATGCCAACTGAAACCCAAATAATGAACGACTCTATGGCATATGATTGGGGCTCAAGTAAGACATACTACACGAACAAAGATGGGGAGAAAGTAGAACTTAGGAACTCTTTCTTAGTAATTCTAAAAAAAGTCGATGGTGAATGGAAACTTCATCGAGAAGTTGGGTCTTCAGTCATTGAATAA
- a CDS encoding NAD(P)H-dependent oxidoreductase → MKNKILIIIGHPDKESFNFALAEAYKKGVEKSDAEIQEIVIRDLNFNPNLQFGYRKRTELEPDLLKAQESLKWANHIVWVYPVWWGSIPAIMKGFLDRVLLPGFAFKKREGSLWWDKYFTGKTSRIICTLDQPPWFYKLINRSPSHYAMKKLTMNFIGVNSVKITSIGPIRLSTDEFRQKWLKKVEKLGKQNK, encoded by the coding sequence ATGAAAAATAAAATTCTTATAATTATCGGACATCCTGACAAAGAGAGCTTCAATTTTGCGCTAGCGGAAGCATACAAGAAAGGGGTGGAAAAGTCAGATGCTGAAATTCAGGAAATTGTCATCCGAGACTTAAATTTCAATCCAAACCTTCAATTTGGATATCGAAAAAGAACTGAACTTGAACCTGATTTATTGAAAGCACAAGAATCGTTGAAATGGGCCAATCATATTGTTTGGGTTTATCCCGTGTGGTGGGGTTCAATACCTGCAATTATGAAAGGATTTTTGGATAGGGTTTTATTACCAGGATTTGCTTTCAAGAAAAGAGAAGGCTCCTTGTGGTGGGATAAATATTTTACAGGTAAGACTTCAAGAATTATTTGCACATTAGACCAACCACCCTGGTTTTACAAGCTGATAAACAGAAGTCCAAGCCACTATGCCATGAAAAAACTGACAATGAATTTCATAGGTGTAAACTCAGTTAAAATCACTTCGATTGGACCTATCAGACTTTCAACAGATGAATTTCGCCAAAAGTGGCTAAAGAAAGTTGAAAAACTTGGTAAACAAAATAAGTGA
- a CDS encoding YybH family protein — protein MKINRNLLFTLLSLFVFTLELSSQTSKEQIVEVRNASNQALKSYDNEKVLSYLTDDVLTTTGNGTLLSGKEALAKYIFEGGESKMYWVRHTKEIIVNEKRRLAWENGVWNAYDPEEGNHSIISGNYSAMWTKESDGWKIKSQLFVSLD, from the coding sequence ATGAAAATTAATAGAAATTTACTTTTTACACTTCTTTCCCTTTTTGTTTTTACACTAGAACTATCATCACAAACCAGTAAAGAACAGATAGTGGAAGTCAGAAATGCTTCAAACCAAGCTCTTAAGTCATACGACAATGAAAAAGTTCTTTCATATTTGACCGATGACGTGTTAACTACGACAGGCAACGGAACACTATTATCAGGAAAAGAAGCTTTAGCTAAATATATTTTTGAAGGCGGAGAAAGCAAAATGTACTGGGTACGCCATACAAAAGAAATTATAGTTAATGAAAAAAGGCGTTTAGCTTGGGAGAATGGGGTTTGGAACGCTTATGACCCTGAAGAAGGCAATCATTCCATAATTAGTGGCAATTATTCGGCTATGTGGACTAAAGAGTCAGACGGGTGGAAAATAAAATCTCAACTTTTTGTGTCTCTGGACTAA
- a CDS encoding ASCH domain-containing protein, with protein MRHILFLLFLILVGCKNETKNKSEIGTENESEMTNETEVGVDQSVSEMWNEFIQSNPEFKNDEIPESDFFHNNEKDANRLAELTLTGKKRASSGLYSLYVQYNADLPSVGTKQIVTDFNGKAQAIIENVSVDTIPFNKISEEYAEMDMGTDIEPLEKWKKAHWDFFKSFLMDSGEEPTEEMLIVAVRFKKIWPEK; from the coding sequence ATGAGACATATTTTATTCCTGCTGTTTTTGATTTTAGTGGGTTGTAAAAACGAAACCAAAAACAAAAGTGAAATCGGAACAGAAAATGAATCTGAAATGACGAATGAAACAGAGGTTGGAGTCGACCAATCAGTTTCAGAAATGTGGAACGAGTTTATCCAATCAAACCCTGAATTTAAAAACGACGAAATACCTGAATCGGACTTTTTTCACAATAATGAGAAAGACGCTAATCGGTTGGCGGAATTAACGCTAACTGGAAAAAAGAGAGCTTCATCTGGACTTTACAGCTTGTACGTCCAATACAATGCGGATTTACCAAGTGTTGGAACAAAACAAATCGTAACGGACTTTAACGGAAAGGCACAAGCTATAATAGAAAACGTGAGTGTCGATACCATTCCATTTAACAAAATATCCGAAGAATACGCTGAAATGGATATGGGAACAGATATTGAACCGCTCGAAAAATGGAAAAAAGCACATTGGGACTTTTTTAAAAGCTTTTTAATGGACAGCGGGGAGGAACCGACTGAAGAAATGTTGATTGTCGCTGTGAGGTTTAAAAAAATATGGCCGGAAAAATAA
- a CDS encoding RidA family protein, translated as MRKPTNQLTLLATLLAFAFVFQSCEQKQKETEEDQKEVIVETTKPEYFLLRPEVEKAYGYSHAVKIGNNIKISGAVSMDDAGNPTAIGDIEQQMKNCYADLEKILKHYGCTFDDVVVENIFTTNMPQMLEKSAYRAEIYKNHFPTGSWIGVKELALPEFMVEIEMEVHKSE; from the coding sequence ATGAGAAAACCAACCAACCAATTAACACTTCTGGCAACACTTTTAGCATTTGCCTTTGTATTCCAAAGTTGTGAGCAAAAACAAAAAGAAACGGAAGAAGATCAAAAAGAAGTCATAGTAGAAACTACCAAACCTGAATACTTCTTACTAAGACCCGAAGTGGAAAAGGCCTACGGCTATTCCCACGCCGTAAAAATTGGAAATAATATTAAAATCTCTGGGGCAGTAAGTATGGACGATGCAGGTAACCCAACCGCAATTGGGGATATAGAACAGCAAATGAAAAACTGCTATGCAGACTTGGAAAAAATATTGAAACACTACGGTTGCACTTTTGATGATGTGGTGGTAGAGAATATCTTTACAACGAATATGCCTCAAATGCTTGAAAAATCTGCATATCGCGCCGAAATTTACAAAAATCATTTTCCCACCGGTTCTTGGATTGGGGTTAAGGAGTTGGCACTGCCGGAATTTATGGTGGAAATAGAAATGGAAGTGCATAAATCGGAATAA
- the corA gene encoding magnesium/cobalt transporter CorA — translation MARFIKKTKEEIGRAPDELFHRGERKTEEVFIRVIDFDANTVEENALKKVADAISYQDKKTVTWLNIDGLHNKNVMREISQGFNLDELVLANVMNTTARPTVHEYDNCIFISIRMLQLDEETNTISVENLSLVLTKSVLISFQERKGDVFEPIRERIRNKRKRIRNGWTDYLAFALLDIVIDNYIYILSVLGEKVEALEESVGDQPNKSTIKKINVYKRELNYLRRNIRPAKEMILALSKMESEFIFESTYVHFKELRDNINQATDTSDSYREILNDQLNLYHTSISTKLNDIMKFLTIFSVVFIPLTFIAGIYGTNFDNVPELHYKYSYHIMWMVMIVVALSMLYYFKKRKWF, via the coding sequence ATGGCAAGATTTATTAAAAAAACCAAGGAAGAAATAGGACGAGCACCGGATGAACTTTTTCATAGAGGTGAACGAAAAACCGAGGAAGTATTTATCCGCGTTATTGATTTTGATGCCAACACCGTGGAAGAAAATGCCTTAAAGAAAGTGGCGGATGCAATCTCCTATCAGGACAAAAAAACAGTGACATGGCTCAATATAGACGGCCTGCATAATAAAAATGTGATGCGGGAAATTTCCCAGGGTTTTAATCTGGACGAGCTGGTGCTGGCAAATGTCATGAATACAACGGCCAGACCTACGGTGCATGAATATGATAACTGTATTTTTATTTCTATTCGAATGCTTCAGTTGGATGAGGAGACCAATACCATTTCGGTAGAGAATTTGAGTCTGGTGCTGACAAAATCGGTCCTCATATCTTTTCAAGAAAGAAAAGGGGATGTTTTTGAGCCTATCCGAGAGCGTATACGTAACAAAAGAAAAAGAATACGTAATGGATGGACGGATTATCTCGCCTTCGCACTTCTGGATATTGTGATTGACAATTACATCTACATCCTCAGCGTTCTAGGCGAAAAGGTAGAGGCCCTGGAAGAGAGTGTAGGGGATCAGCCCAATAAATCGACCATTAAAAAAATAAACGTTTACAAAAGGGAACTGAATTATTTAAGAAGGAACATTAGACCGGCTAAAGAAATGATTTTGGCACTTTCCAAAATGGAATCAGAATTTATATTTGAATCTACATATGTGCATTTTAAGGAGCTACGCGATAATATTAACCAAGCAACCGACACGTCGGACAGTTACCGTGAAATTTTGAACGACCAACTTAATTTATATCATACCTCCATTAGCACCAAATTGAACGATATAATGAAGTTCTTGACCATTTTCTCGGTCGTATTCATACCCTTGACCTTTATTGCCGGTATTTATGGTACTAATTTTGACAACGTTCCCGAACTGCATTATAAATATAGCTACCACATCATGTGGATGGTAATGATAGTGGTTGCCCTATCCATGCTTTATTATTTTAAAAAACGAAAATGGTTTTAA